A single genomic interval of Centropristis striata isolate RG_2023a ecotype Rhode Island chromosome 8, C.striata_1.0, whole genome shotgun sequence harbors:
- the LOC131976183 gene encoding hemicentin-1-like, producing MEKAVIHFILLGVISGLTKGAGVLPDGPLNATVGGTVMFTTTLTPHEHTIHSVSWIYGGIKPVFTFNVNNITAPEYEGRISFFMSTGSLELRNLALSDSGEYRVSIILPGQAPQLGNTRLDVYDPVSVPVVTASSTDLLEFNSSVRLSCSSSGSSLSFLWLNSSSEVTESDRVQLTDGGANLTVINVTRYDQGPFRCNVSNPVSEDTSEPINLSISYGPENIHFTKSPPQEYIEEGSDIIMTCSADSRPAAQFQWFLNGDLQSDTGKELILTNIQMNRSGNYSCQAFNSKTLRYETSQPAAVSVLERISGALIKPSSILAIEGNSFNLTCEALGSVFTREWKKRDSDLILTEDMTLHDNNRVLSFSSLNKKHREIYDCIVSNPLGSKKALYILDVQYGPDNVQITGLHEIKLKGSLELECSADSVPRATYIWKLNGTEIDTSYVFTKDNAEFNDSGSYICEATNAITERTSSSAVHELSVTEELPVVTSGCSGGCIAGIVIAVLVVCAAAAGGGGFYFYKKKINNKPLPHSGNKEEMEKAVIHFVILGVISGLTKGAGVLPDDLLNAAVGGTVMFTTTLTPHEHTILTVSWIYGGNKPVFTFTGNNITEPEYEGRITFFMSTGSLELRNLALSDSGVYSVSIILDGQPPLAGNTRLDVYVPVSVPVVTASSTDLLEFNSSVRLSCSSSGSSLSFLWLNSSSEVTESDRVQLTDGNSTLNITNVTRYDQGPFRCKVSNPVSEDTSEPINLSISYGPENIHLTTSPPQEYYAEGSDINMTCSADSRPAAQFQWFLNGELQSDTGPELRLIHIQMNQSGNYICQAFNSRTLRYETSQPAAVSVLNMLHNVDGPENINLTKSPPQEYYADGSDITLTCSADSRPAAQFQWFLNGELQSDTGPELRLINIQMSQSGNYSCQAFNSKTLRSLMSQPSVVSVLEELPVVTSGCSGGCIAGIVIAVLVVCAAAAGGGGFYFYKKKINNKPLPHSGNKDEMEISVIHIIILGVISELSPPGLTKGAGVLQDDLLNAAVGGTVMFTTTLTPHEQTFQSVSWIYGGIKPVFTFNVNNITAPEYEGRISFFMSTGSLELRNLALSDSGEYSVIIGLAGQLPLLGNTRLDVYDPVSVPVVTASSTDLLEFNSSVRLSCSSSGSSLSFLWLNSSSEVTESDRVQLTDGGANLTITNVTRYDQGPFRCNVSNPVSEDTSEPINLSISYGPENIHLTKSPPQEYYAEGSDITLTCSADSRPAAQFQWFLNGELQSDTGPELRLINIQMSQTGNYSCQTFNSKTLRSLMSQPSVVSVLERISGALIKPSSILAIEGNSFNLTCEALGSVFTREWKKRDSDLILTEDMTLHDNNRVLSFSSLNKKHREIYDCIISNPLGSDEALYILDVKYGPDNVQIAGLHEIKFKGPLELECSADSVPRATYIWKLNGTEIDTSYAFTKDNAEFNDSGSYVCEATNAITGRTSSSAVHELSVTEEPQVVVVEGCSGGCIAGIVIAICAVVGGGGYYFYKKK from the exons GTTTAACCAAAGGAGCTGGTGTGTTGCCAGACGGCCCTCTGAATGCAACTGTGGGAGGAACGGTGATGTTCACCACAACACTGACTCCACATGAACACACAATTCATTCAGTGAGCTGGATATATGGTGGTATTAAACCTGTTTTCACTTTCAATGTTAACAACATAACTGCACCAGAGTATGAAGGCAGGATCTCCTTCTTCATGTCTACTGGATCTCTGGAGCTCAGGAATCTGGCTCTTAGTGACAGTGGAGAGTACAGAGTTAGCATTATACTACCTGGACAAGCACCCCAACTTGGGAACACAAGACTGGACGTATATG ATCCAGTTAGTGTTCCAGTGGTAACTGCCAGCAGCACAGACTTGTTGGAGTTCAACAGCTCTGTCCGTctgtcctgctcctcctctggatcctctctctctttcctctggtTGAACAGCAGCTCTGAGGTTACAGAGAGTGACAGAGTTCAGCTCACTGATGGAGGCGCCAACCTCACTGTAATTAATGTGACCCGCTATGATCAGGGACCTTTCAGGTGCAATGTCTCCAATCCTGTCAGTGAGGACACCAGTGAACCAATAAACCTCTCCATCAGCT ATGGCCCAGAGAATATTCATTTTACAAAATCTCCACCACAAGAATACATTGAGGAAGGTTCAGACATCATCATGACGTGCTCAGCTGACTCCAGACCTGCTGCTCAGTTTCAATGGTTTCTGAATGGAGATCTTCAGTCTGATACTGGGAAAGAGCTCATACTGACCAACATTCAGATGAATCGGAGTGGAAACTACAGCTGTCAGGCCTTTAACAGCAAAACTCTGAGATATGAAACATCTCAGCCTGCAGCTGTCTCTGTACTGG AGAGAATATCAGGTGCTTTAATCAAACCATCATCAATCCTGGCGATTGAGGGGAACTCTTTCAACTTGACCTGTGAGGCTCTGGGCTCTGTGTTTACCAGAGAGTGGAAGAAGAGAGACTCGGATCTGATTCTGACTGAAGACATGACCCTGCACGACAACAACAGAGTGCTGTCTTTTAGCAGTCTGAATAAAAAACACCGTGAAATATATGACTGTATAGTCAGCAACCCTCTCGGCAGCAAGAAAGCTTTGTACATATTGGATGTGCAGT ATGGACCAGACAATGTTCAAATCACAGGTCTAcatgagataaaattaaaaggcTCTTTAGAATTAGAGTGCTCTGCTGATTCTGTACCACGTGCTACTTACATCTGGAAACTGAATGGAACAGAGATAGACACATCTTATGTTTTCACTAAAGACAACGCTGAATTCAACGACAGCGGCAGCTACATCTGTGAAGCAACGAACGCTATAACTGAGAGAACATCTTCGTCTGCAGTCCATGAATTGTCTGTAACAG AAGAACTCCCAGTAGTAACATCAGGCTGTTCGGGTGGTTGCATCGCTGGAATAGTAATCGCAGTTTTAGTggtgtgtgcagcagcagctggtggtGGAGGGTTctacttttataaaaaaaa AATCAACAACAAACCTCTGCCACATTCTGGTAATAAAG AAGAAATGGAAAAAGCTGTGATACACTTTGTCATCCTCGGAGTCATCTCag GTTTAACCAAAGGAGCTGGTGTGTTGCCAGACGATCTTCTGAATGCAGCTGTGGGAGGAACGGTGATGTTCACCACAACACTGACTCCACATGAACACACAATTCTAACAGTGAGCTGGATATATGGTGGTAATAAACctgttttcactttcactggTAACAACATAACTGAACCAGAGTATGAAGGCAGGATCACCTTCTTCATGTCTACTGGATCTCTGGAGCTCAGGAATCTGGCTCTTAGTGACAGTGGAGTCTACAGCGTTAGCATTATACTAGATGGACAACCACCCCTAGCTGGGAACACAAGACTGGACGTATATG TTCCAGTTAGTGTTCCAGTGGTAACTGCCAGCAGCACAGACTTGTTGGAGTTCAACAGCTCTGTCCGTctgtcctgctcctcctctggatcctctctctctttcctctggtTGAACAGCAGCTCTGAGGTTACAGAGAGTGACAGAGTTCAGCTCACTGATGGAAACTCCACTCTCAATATAACTAATGTGACCCGCTATGATCAGGGACCTTTCAGGTGCAAGGTCTCCAATCCTGTCAGTGAGGACACCAGTGAACCAATAAACCTCTCCATCAGCT ATGGTCCAGAAAATATTCATTTGACAACATCTCCACCACAAGAATACTATGCTGAAGGTTCAGACATCAACATGACGTGCTCAGCTGACTCCAGACCTGCTGCTCAGTTTCAATGGTTTCTGAATGGAGAGCTGCAGTCTGATACTGGACCAGAGCTCAGACTGATCCACATTCAGATGAATCAGAGTGGAAACTACATCTGTCAGGCTTTTAACAGCAGAACTCTGAGATATGAAACATCTCAGCCTGCAGCTGTCTCTGTACTGA ATATGCTGCACAATGTAGATGGTCCAGAGAATATTAATTTGACAAAATCTCCACCACAAGAATACTATGCTGATGGGTCAGACATCACCTTGACGTGCTCAGCTGACTCCAGACCTGCTGCTCAGTTTCAATGGTTTCTGAATGGAGAGCTGCAGTCTGATACTGGACCAGAGCTCAGACTGATCAACATTCAGATGAGTCAGAGTGGAAACTACAGCTGTCAGGCCTTTAACAGCAAAACTCTGAGATCCCTAATGTCTCAGCCATCAGTTGTCTCTGTACTGG AAGAACTCCCAGTAGTAACATCAGGCTGTTCGGGTGGTTGCATCGCTGGAATCGTAATCGCAGTTTTAGTggtgtgtgcagcagcagctggtggtGGAGGGTTctacttttataaaaaaaa AATCAACAACAAACCTCTGCCACATTCTGGTAATAAAG ATGAAATGGAAATATCTGTGATACACATCATCATCCTGGGCGTCATCTCAG AACTGTCTCCTCCAGGTTTAACCAAAGGAGCTGGTGTGCTACAAGACGATCTTCTGAATGCAGCTGTGGGAGGAACGGTGATGTTCACCACAACACTGACTCCACATGAACAAACATTTCAATCAGTGAGCTGGATATATGGTGGTATTAAACCTGTTTTCACTTTCAATGTTAACAACATTACTGCACCAGAGTATGAAGGCAGGATCTCTTTCTTCATGTCTACTGGATCTCTGGAGCTCAGGAATCTGGCTCTTAGTGACAGTGGAGAGTACAGCGTTATCATTGGACTAGCTGGACAACTACCCCTACTTGGGAACACAAGACTGGACGTATATG ATCCAGTTAGTGTTCCAGTGGTAACTGCCAGCAGCACAGACTTGTTGGAGTTCAACAGCTCTGTGCGTctgtcctgctcctcctctggatcctctctctctttcctctggtTGAACAGCAGCTCTGAGGTTACAGAGAGTGACAGAGTTCAGCTCACTGATGGAGGCGCCAACCTCACTATAACTAATGTGACCCGCTATGATCAGGGACCTTTCAGGTGCAATGTCTCCAATCCTGTCAGTGAGGACACCAGTGAACCAATAAACCTCTCCATCAGCT ATGGCCCAGAAAATATTCATTTGACAAAATCTCCACCACAAGAATACTATGCTGAAGGTTCGGACATCACCTTGACGTGCTCAGCTGACTCCAGACCTGCTGCTCAGTTTCAATGGTTTCTGAATGGAGAGCTGCAGTCTGATACTGGACCAGAGCTCAGACTGATCAACATTCAGATGAGTCAGACTGGAAACTACAGCTGTCAGACCTTTAACAGCAAAACTCTGAGATCCCTAATGTCTCAGCCATCAGTTGTCTCTGTACTGG AGAGAATATCAGGTGCTTTAATCAAACCATCATCAATCCTGGCGATTGAGGGGAACTCTTTCAACTTGACCTGTGAGGCTCTGGGCTCTGTGTTTACCAGAGAGTGGAAGAAGAGAGACTCAGATCTGATTCTGACTGAAGACATGACCCTGCACGACAACAACAGAGTGCTGTCTTTTAGCAGTCTGAATAAAAAACACCGTGAAATATATGACTGTATAATCAGCAACCCTCTCGGCAGCGACGAAGCTTTGTACATCTTGGATGTGAAGT ATGGACCAGACAATGTTCAAATCGCAGGTCTACATGAGATAAAATTCAAAGGCCCTTTAGAATTAGAGTGCTCTGCTGATTCCGTACCACGTGCTACTTACATCTGGAAACTGAATGGAACAGAGATAGACACATCTTATGCTTTCACTAAAGACAACGCTGAATTCAACGACAGCGGCAGCTACGTCTGTGAAGCAACGAACGCTATAACTGGGAGAACATCTTCGTCTGCAGTCCATGAATTGTCTGTAACAG AAGAACCCCAAGTAGTAGTAGTCGAAGGCTGTTCGGGTGGTTGCATCGCTGGAATAGTAATCGCAATCTGTGCAGTAGTTGGTGGTGGAGGGTActacttttataaaaaaaa